The following coding sequences lie in one Lolium perenne isolate Kyuss_39 chromosome 2, Kyuss_2.0, whole genome shotgun sequence genomic window:
- the LOC127336279 gene encoding uncharacterized protein gives MVGWRAAGARALLRRLGAAVAEKQDGRVFSASYSSSCSRSANAPFGLGQYTNLLRAHTSRGIPSNFHQLIRNAGISTTRNLLAEDNAMVPVSSPLTSPLGSSEETDKKGAVVKKLKVQAIKKDIKQSPKKVNLVAKLVRGMRVEDALLQLQVTVKRAAKTLYQVIHSARANAAHNHGLDPDKLLVEEAFVGKGLYLKRLSYHAKGRCGVMERPRCRLTVVVREATAEEEAKIAKLRVSNYKKLTRKEKQLMPHRLIEVSPKWARKRKEESGATE, from the exons ATGGTAGGCTGGCGGGCGGCGGGCGCTCGTGCCCTTCTTCGCCGCCTCGGCGCGGCGGTGGCGGAGAAGCAGGATGGCCGTGTTTTCTCAGCCAGCTATAGCAGCAGTTGCAGCAGGAGCGCGAATGCCCCATTTGGCTTGG GCCAATATACAAATTTGTTGAGGGCACACACCTCCAGGGGAATTCCATCCAACTTCCATCAGCTGATCCGCAATGCT GGAATATCAACCACAAGAAACTTGCTTGCTGAAGATAATGCTATGGTTCCCGTTTCTTCTCCTTTGACATCTCCATTGGGTAGTTCAGAAGAGACAGACAAAAAGGGCGCAGTGGTAAAGAAACTGAAAGTCCAAGCCATCAAGAAGGATATCAAGCAG AGTCCCAAGAAGGTGAATCTGGTAGCCAAGCTGGTTCGAGGAATGCGCGTGGAAGATGCGTTGTTACAGTTACAAGTGACGGTTAAAAGGGCTGCGAAAACTTTGTACCAG GTGATCCATTCTGCTCGCGCCAACGCAGCTCACAACCACGGATTGGATCCTGATAAACTTCTTGTGG AAGAGGCCTTTGTTGGGAAAGGGCTTTATCTTAAGAGGTTGTCTTACCATGCCAAAGGGAGGTGTGGTGTCATGGAGAGACCTAGGTGCAGACTTACAGTGGTGGTCAGAGAGGCTACAGCCGAGGAAGAAGCAAAAATTGCTAAGCTCAGAGTTAGCAACTACAAGAAGCTAACCCGGAAGGAGAAGCAGCTCATGCCCCACCGGCTTATCGAGGTCAGCCCCAAGTGGGCTCGCAAAAGGAAAGAGGAGTCTGGTGCCACAGAGTAG